The Flammeovirga agarivorans genome has a window encoding:
- a CDS encoding alpha/beta hydrolase, protein MTKELISIIIVILISVGCYGQNKIHFTPTFTETNETTHKIPKGQEYTFGYLEVLENRDKPDGNKIKLPIYIFKSRSKNPKPDPILYTVGGPGYTSMRASKYMKYYKYLDDRDLILFEQRGTQYSKPSLDCPEWAKVVYESNLPNFDPSKTDSLFQKAAYQCNKRLRNSGVDLNYYTTNQIAADINDLISVLGIKKYNLLTMSYSTKIGQVLIRDYPDKIRSVVMDSPLPLEVNYDEESVKNLLECLDKLLCDCEINPDCNNAFPNIKSRFLKYLEEKTNNPLEVKIKNPNNGQLETFYLKGKDLIHVFTSASTSSVPDIPLEINKILNNDLSSIKKQLQHLFQEPGNGVGKGMRLSVWCAEENPFNSQEKITIETNKYPEVKGLSPTVFDNDICEIWSVKKVDDIENIAVSSDIPVLLISGEYDELTPVKWAKSMTNNLKNSYHLIFIGWKHGPTTNWSNPCAMEAANDFFNNPTMKPNPICFSEIKSPVFNTVEK, encoded by the coding sequence ATGACAAAAGAATTGATTAGCATTATTATCGTTATCCTAATATCTGTTGGATGCTACGGGCAAAACAAAATACATTTTACACCAACTTTTACAGAAACAAATGAGACTACTCATAAAATACCGAAAGGACAAGAATATACTTTTGGTTATTTGGAAGTGCTTGAAAACAGAGATAAACCAGATGGTAATAAGATAAAACTACCAATATACATTTTTAAAAGTCGTTCTAAGAACCCAAAACCCGACCCAATTTTATATACTGTTGGAGGTCCAGGTTACACTTCTATGCGCGCCTCAAAGTATATGAAATACTACAAATATCTTGACGATAGAGATCTTATTTTATTCGAACAAAGAGGAACTCAATATTCGAAACCGAGTTTAGACTGCCCTGAATGGGCAAAGGTGGTATATGAATCTAATCTTCCAAATTTTGATCCTTCCAAAACTGATAGTCTTTTTCAAAAAGCAGCCTACCAGTGTAATAAAAGATTGCGAAATAGTGGGGTCGATCTAAATTATTATACTACAAATCAAATTGCTGCTGATATAAACGACTTAATAAGTGTATTGGGAATTAAAAAATATAACTTACTGACGATGTCTTACAGTACTAAAATTGGACAGGTTTTAATACGAGATTATCCCGATAAAATTAGAAGCGTAGTAATGGACTCTCCACTTCCATTAGAAGTAAATTATGACGAAGAAAGCGTAAAAAACCTTTTAGAATGCTTAGATAAATTACTATGCGATTGTGAAATAAATCCTGACTGTAACAATGCCTTTCCAAATATTAAAAGTCGCTTTCTCAAATACTTGGAAGAGAAAACAAACAATCCACTTGAAGTAAAAATAAAGAATCCAAATAATGGTCAACTAGAAACTTTTTACCTAAAAGGGAAAGACTTGATACATGTATTCACTTCCGCTTCTACTAGTAGTGTACCTGATATTCCCCTTGAAATAAATAAAATACTTAATAACGATTTATCTTCCATAAAAAAACAACTACAACATCTATTTCAAGAACCAGGAAATGGGGTTGGAAAAGGAATGCGTCTATCGGTATGGTGTGCAGAAGAAAACCCATTTAATTCTCAAGAAAAAATTACTATTGAAACAAATAAATATCCAGAGGTTAAAGGATTATCACCAACGGTTTTTGATAATGATATTTGTGAAATTTGGAGTGTAAAAAAAGTAGATGATATTGAAAATATAGCAGTAAGTAGCGATATACCTGTTCTTTTAATAAGTGGAGAATATGATGAGTTGACACCTGTAAAATGGGCCAAATCAATGACTAATAATCTAAAAAATTCTTATCACCTTATTTTTATAGGTTGGAAACATGGACCAACTACCAATTGGAGTAATCCGTGTGCGATGGAAGCTGCAAATGATTTTTTTAACAACCCGACCATGAAGCCAAATCCTATATGTTTTAGTGAAATAAAGAGTCCAGTATTTAATACAGTTGAAAAATAA
- a CDS encoding helix-turn-helix domain-containing protein, protein MKNTIKTFKEINEFFETTGFEKRTDIPDFFIFKFDELPRDKSLKMSPYQKDFYQISLILDAKDTSVNINEQTNETLENTLYFLSPSHIFSWQRSIKTTGFNVYFKAEFLNFYSGDFKTEFSLFDLAQKNFLKLSNNETKELIYDFEKLYNEFYTPNSYRIQIIQSFLLSILFKCKSIEEANNNTSKKLSKKEELVFKFQNLVGNSYIKHKKVADYADALNVSANSLNQTVKSITGKTAKEIISVKIIQEAKRQLKYTTDDIAEIAYSMGFDEPTHFVRFFKKSTGTTPNEYRKA, encoded by the coding sequence TTGAAGAATACTATAAAAACATTTAAAGAAATTAATGAGTTTTTTGAAACGACAGGGTTTGAAAAACGAACAGATATTCCTGACTTTTTCATCTTTAAGTTTGATGAACTCCCAAGAGACAAGTCACTCAAAATGTCTCCTTATCAAAAAGATTTCTATCAGATTTCTTTGATACTAGATGCTAAAGATACTAGTGTAAATATCAATGAACAAACTAATGAAACTTTAGAAAACACCCTTTATTTTCTATCTCCTAGCCATATTTTCTCTTGGCAAAGAAGCATAAAAACTACTGGGTTTAATGTTTATTTTAAAGCAGAATTCCTCAATTTTTACAGTGGTGATTTTAAAACAGAATTTTCTCTTTTTGATTTGGCTCAGAAGAATTTCCTAAAGCTGAGTAATAATGAAACAAAGGAACTTATCTATGATTTTGAAAAACTCTACAATGAGTTCTACACACCAAATTCCTACAGAATTCAAATTATTCAATCGTTTTTATTATCCATTTTATTTAAATGTAAAAGCATTGAAGAAGCCAACAATAACACCTCTAAAAAGCTTTCCAAGAAAGAAGAACTTGTCTTCAAATTTCAAAATTTAGTAGGTAACAGTTATATCAAACATAAAAAAGTAGCTGATTATGCAGATGCATTAAACGTATCTGCAAATAGTTTAAATCAGACTGTTAAATCAATAACAGGGAAAACCGCAAAGGAGATTATTTCTGTCAAAATCATTCAAGAAGCTAAACGGCAGCTGAAATATACTACTGACGATATAGCTGAAATTGCCTATTCTATGGGTTTTGATGAACCCACACATTTCGTCCGGTTCTTTAAAAAATCAACTGGTACAACACCTAACGAATACAGAAAAGCTTAA
- a CDS encoding alpha/beta hydrolase family protein: MKHIEILSNSEKISATLYEANKNDTLLIIASATGIKQEYYQKFSSFLSEKGVSVITFDYNGIGRSLTKPIKELNNNAADWGQYDLESVLQYAIKNYPDAKKVILGHSIGGQMIGLAKSSSKFDKIILIASQSGYWKFWQGIDKIKMWFNWYILIPTLLHLYGYLNSKKLSGMENLPKNVAAQWRNWCKNPDYIHSDKSIAIKYYDKIEVDISVFSIEDDYFAPQKAVEWMGNQYLNSKIKSTHLVPDDFGVKKIGHFGVFKDKFKNTIWELLLNEIR; this comes from the coding sequence ATGAAACACATTGAAATACTATCCAATTCAGAAAAAATATCTGCAACACTTTATGAAGCCAATAAGAATGACACTCTTCTCATTATCGCCTCAGCGACGGGAATAAAACAAGAGTATTATCAAAAATTTTCTTCGTTTCTGTCCGAAAAAGGAGTTTCAGTGATCACTTTTGATTACAATGGAATTGGTCGCTCTCTGACTAAACCCATCAAAGAATTAAATAATAATGCTGCTGATTGGGGGCAATATGACTTAGAGAGCGTTTTGCAATATGCTATAAAAAACTACCCCGACGCTAAAAAAGTAATTCTTGGGCATAGCATTGGAGGGCAAATGATCGGCTTGGCTAAATCATCCTCTAAATTTGATAAAATTATACTTATTGCTTCACAATCCGGTTACTGGAAATTTTGGCAAGGAATTGATAAAATAAAAATGTGGTTCAATTGGTATATTCTAATTCCAACCCTTTTACATCTATATGGATATCTCAACTCAAAAAAGCTGAGCGGAATGGAGAACCTACCAAAAAATGTAGCCGCTCAGTGGCGAAATTGGTGCAAAAATCCAGATTATATACATAGTGATAAATCAATAGCTATAAAATATTATGATAAAATTGAAGTAGACATTAGTGTATTTAGTATTGAAGATGATTATTTTGCTCCTCAAAAAGCAGTAGAATGGATGGGCAATCAATATCTAAACTCAAAGATTAAATCAACTCATTTAGTACCAGATGATTTCGGAGTGAAGAAAATTGGACATTTTGGTGTATTTAAAGACAAGTTCAAAAATACAATTTGGGAACTATTGCTAAATGAGATAAGATAA
- a CDS encoding SDR family oxidoreductase gives MEKIIVLGATGNIGTAVLKNLQNKNVEVFGGVRSERDFKKVQQFNAKPVLVNFTDQDSLNQALKGKQRIFLVTPLMQNPEFITQLVINSAIENNVKHFVRSTALGADVDGQIQMARWAGKSEELIKASGINYTFVRPNNFLQNFINFHSQTIKEHSGFYLPNGAAKLGMVDINDIAEVISIALTSESHYNQAYNLSGLALTNNEYANIISEVTNKKVSYIDVPEDKARESMLSNGMPVWMVNAMMELNYIMKQGWTAEYSEDFKKVTGREYTSAKTFFESNKNYFI, from the coding sequence ATGGAAAAAATAATCGTATTAGGAGCTACTGGAAATATTGGAACCGCTGTTCTAAAGAATTTACAAAACAAAAACGTGGAAGTCTTTGGCGGTGTACGTTCAGAAAGAGATTTCAAGAAAGTACAACAATTTAATGCTAAACCTGTTTTGGTCAACTTTACTGATCAAGACAGTTTAAACCAAGCATTAAAAGGTAAACAGCGAATATTTTTGGTAACACCTTTAATGCAAAACCCAGAATTTATTACACAATTGGTAATCAATAGTGCCATAGAGAATAATGTAAAGCATTTTGTAAGAAGCACAGCATTAGGAGCAGATGTAGATGGACAAATTCAAATGGCTCGTTGGGCAGGAAAAAGTGAAGAATTAATTAAGGCATCTGGTATAAATTACACCTTTGTTCGCCCCAATAATTTCTTACAAAACTTCATCAACTTTCACAGTCAAACTATAAAAGAACATAGTGGTTTTTACTTACCTAATGGTGCTGCAAAATTAGGTATGGTTGATATAAACGATATTGCTGAAGTAATAAGCATAGCGTTAACTTCAGAAAGCCATTATAACCAAGCTTACAACTTAAGCGGATTAGCACTTACTAATAACGAATATGCTAACATCATTAGTGAAGTTACAAATAAGAAAGTAAGTTATATCGATGTACCTGAAGATAAAGCAAGGGAAAGTATGTTAAGCAACGGAATGCCTGTATGGATGGTGAATGCAATGATGGAATTAAACTATATCATGAAACAAGGATGGACAGCCGAGTATTCAGAAGACTTCAAAAAAGTAACAGGAAGGGAATATACTTCTGCCAAAACATTTTTTGAGAGTAACAAGAATTACTTTATCTAA